In a genomic window of Pseudomonadota bacterium:
- the asd gene encoding archaetidylserine decarboxylase (Phosphatidylserine decarboxylase is synthesized as a single chain precursor. Generation of the pyruvoyl active site from a Ser is coupled to cleavage of a Gly-Ser bond between the larger (beta) and smaller (alpha chains). It is an integral membrane protein.), whose protein sequence is MPLHRLFDSGLPGQVSRAIGIAADLPIPQRVLGPLIGAYSLAVGVDRSDVDVPPGGFPTFGDFFARRLKAGARPVSNRADAFAAPCDGAIAASGEADGGGSTVFRIKGSDYGADELLGGSGEGARFAGGGYLVVYLHPRDYHRVHAPCRGALTRVRHVPGRRFPVAPWSEKRVPLLYQKNERAIFFFDLDPRGALALVMVAAMGVGNIASPHAPPPAPCGETTRALSPALELAAGDEVGAFRLGSTVVLLWSAGAVNLGAQLSVGQRVLQGQELGAVGTIGS, encoded by the coding sequence GTGCCCCTGCACCGCCTCTTCGATTCCGGCCTCCCGGGCCAGGTGAGCCGCGCGATCGGGATCGCCGCGGATCTGCCGATCCCGCAGCGGGTTCTCGGGCCGCTCATCGGGGCGTACTCGCTCGCGGTCGGAGTCGATAGGAGCGACGTCGACGTGCCGCCGGGCGGTTTCCCGACCTTCGGCGACTTCTTCGCGCGGCGGCTCAAGGCGGGCGCGCGCCCCGTCTCGAACCGAGCGGACGCGTTCGCGGCGCCGTGCGATGGCGCGATCGCGGCGAGCGGCGAGGCGGACGGCGGCGGCTCCACGGTGTTTCGGATCAAGGGGAGCGACTACGGCGCGGACGAGCTGCTCGGCGGCTCGGGCGAGGGGGCTCGGTTCGCCGGGGGCGGCTACCTCGTCGTCTACCTGCACCCGCGAGACTACCACCGCGTCCACGCGCCGTGCCGCGGGGCGCTCACGCGGGTGCGGCACGTGCCCGGCCGGCGGTTCCCCGTCGCCCCGTGGTCGGAGAAGCGCGTCCCCCTCCTGTACCAGAAGAACGAGCGCGCGATCTTCTTCTTCGATCTCGATCCCCGAGGGGCGCTCGCTTTGGTCATGGTGGCGGCGATGGGCGTCGGCAACATCGCGTCCCCTCACGCGCCGCCGCCGGCGCCGTGTGGAGAGACGACGCGCGCGCTGTCCCCGGCGCTCGAGCTCGCGGCGGGGGACGAGGTCGGCGCGTTCCGGCTCGGTTCGACGGTGGTTCTCTTGTGGTCGGCGGGCGCGGTGAACC